A single genomic interval of Bradyrhizobium sp. sBnM-33 harbors:
- a CDS encoding DUF1491 family protein: protein MRLKSSIWVAAYLRRCQTEGIFGAVRKRGAEEAGAVFVKVALLDGNAMLYAPAPQTVYDESRPAERLFAPASPQPVPEQSVEERLVKELRFDPDAWIVETEDRAGRHFLDLAKA from the coding sequence ATGCGATTAAAATCAAGCATCTGGGTGGCCGCTTACCTGCGCCGCTGCCAGACGGAGGGAATTTTTGGCGCCGTGCGCAAGCGCGGGGCGGAGGAGGCGGGGGCGGTGTTCGTCAAGGTGGCGCTGCTCGACGGCAACGCCATGCTGTATGCGCCCGCGCCGCAGACCGTCTACGACGAGAGCCGCCCGGCCGAGCGGCTGTTCGCGCCGGCCTCGCCGCAGCCGGTGCCCGAGCAATCGGTCGAGGAGCGTCTCGTCAAGGAACTCCGTTTCGATCCCGACGCCTGGATCGTCGAGACCGAAGACCGCGCAGGGCGGCACTTCCTGGATCTGGCGAAAGCTTAG
- a CDS encoding peptidoglycan-binding domain-containing protein — translation MPRRIDDDDEMPRRRRRGAKAVAIEAEEERGLVVRILLHSPKDMIAGLLAAAAICAIVANALFLQAGRHPSPMFGSVVTLPAPQAAAVNPLPRPRPVELTARPADLDPPEIRPVEVRGADPKHIEIKSAEPRSDSRNNDSKNADPMTNLVVKSTGAPAAAPANVVRPPAPIPANGQSAGARRVAAVQRALTQYGYGQLKPTGAVGADTQAAISKFERDRKLPVTGQMSDRLVKELAAMIGHPID, via the coding sequence GTGCCTAGGCGTATTGACGACGATGACGAGATGCCGCGCCGCCGCCGTCGCGGCGCGAAAGCGGTTGCGATCGAAGCGGAGGAAGAGCGCGGCCTCGTGGTGCGCATTCTCCTGCACAGTCCGAAAGACATGATCGCAGGCCTGCTCGCGGCTGCCGCAATCTGCGCTATTGTCGCCAATGCGCTGTTTCTGCAAGCCGGCCGCCATCCCTCGCCGATGTTCGGCTCTGTCGTGACGCTGCCGGCGCCGCAAGCTGCCGCCGTGAACCCACTGCCGCGCCCGCGCCCCGTCGAATTGACCGCACGGCCAGCCGATCTAGATCCGCCGGAAATCAGGCCGGTCGAGGTGAGGGGCGCCGATCCCAAACACATCGAGATCAAGAGCGCCGAGCCCAGGAGCGACTCCAGGAACAACGATTCCAAGAACGCCGATCCGATGACCAATCTGGTGGTCAAGTCGACCGGCGCACCCGCCGCGGCCCCTGCCAATGTGGTGCGACCGCCGGCACCGATTCCGGCAAATGGGCAAAGCGCCGGCGCGCGTCGCGTGGCGGCGGTGCAGCGCGCACTGACGCAATATGGCTACGGCCAGTTGAAGCCGACCGGGGCGGTCGGTGCGGACACCCAAGCCGCGATCTCGAAATTCGAGCGGGACCGCAAGCTCCCGGTGACCGGGCAGATGTCCGATCGGCTGGTGAAGGAGCTCGCGGCGATGATCGGGCATCCGATCGACTAG